In the Arachis ipaensis cultivar K30076 chromosome B04, Araip1.1, whole genome shotgun sequence genome, CCGTCATCTTACAAAATGATTTGTTTATGTAACACAATCATACCACATTTGTTGCAAGGAAATTGGCACCTACCATATCATTTGTCAAAACTTGATCAATGTCCATTTTAGACCACAACCTGCTTCGTTTCCCGGGATTAGTTGGAAATTCTTGAAATACAATATTTTTTCCCATATCTTGAAGCAGATCATGCATTTCCAACATCTCATCCTTACTTAGagttatcaaagatttttcaatcAAAGTAACAATCCCATTTTCAATTCCATCATAATAATCACACATCTGTAATATATTTACTACTTCGTCTCTGTTCATTCCTTTGAAGAAACAAGCAATATCCAGAAAGATATATTTCTCTGTTGGCTCTAAATGGTCAAAGCTTATTTTCAATGTATTGAGGATTTCCGAGGGTAGAACGCTCCCCAATTCTCTAGCAGTTCTATGCCAAAAATGAAGATCTCTGCCACACAAATAGGAACCTAATACCTTAAGTGCCAATGGAAGGCCACCAGTATATTTGGCAATGTCTTTGGACAAATCCAAATAGCCTTCTTCTGGTTTATCTCTTTTAAAGGCTTTCAAACAAAAGAGGCGGAGGGCTTCTTCTTCCACCAACCCTTCAACCTTATATGTTCCATTCACTCTATGTATCTCAAGCAAATGCATGTACCTAGTTGTGATTATTACTGTGCTTCCAGGACCAAACCAATCTTGCTTCCCAGCCAAATTTTCCAACTGGATTTCCTCACTTATATCATCAAGAACAAGAAGAACCTTTTTCTTGCATAACCAGTTTCGTATCATCTTCTTTCCATCTTCAATGTCATAAAATTCATCACTAACATTTAGTGTTGAGAGAAGAAGTTTTTGTAAGTGAACAAAACCTTTTGCCTTGGAAACCTCCCTAACATCCCTCATAAAGCAACAAACTTGAAACTTAGATTGGATGGCTTCATAGACTGCTCTAGCAACGGTAGTTTTACCTATGCCACCCATGCCCCATATGCCTACAAAGTGAACATTATTTGACCCCATACCTAGAAGTGAGAACACATCCTCCATCTTTGGAAGAATCCCAACAAGATTTTCTGGGCAAGATGGAAATTTTGGAAGTAGCTTCTTTTGTATGTGGTCAACTATGTTCTCCACTAGTCTTGCCTCCTGCCTGATAAAGAGAAGAAAGGTAAATCATACATCTACCCAATCTGACAAGAAACACTGGCTAATTCTAAGAACAACAATGCTACATAATTAGCAAATATTACTTTACACTAACACTTAGCTAACAATAGTTTGCACCCATGTTGTTTACATGGTTTACACTTTCTGTACATAATTTGCACTTATATTTACTAGAATTTATGCCGGAGTCAACACAACTTGCATCCACATTTAGCGAAGTTTACACATATGAATCAGTAAAATTTATTTATCGAAAACAATTTGGTATTTGAGCTGGCCAAAATTACCAAAATTTATTGGCCCCCATCTCTTCTAAGAAAGATGTACCAAGAAATTCGTTGAGTTAAAGGATTAAATTGGTCCCCCCNNNNNNNNNNNNNNNNNNNNNNNNNNNNNNNNNNNNNNNNNNNNNNNNNNNNNNNNNNNNNNNNNNNNNNNNNNNNNNNNNNNNNNNNNNNNNNNNNNNNNNNNNNNNNNNNNNNNNNNNTCAATGATCAAATTGGAGAATGGATATTAACCCAAATACCTAATCCAACccattaaaaaaatgaaattggATCAGATTTTCAAGTTGGTGGGATTTTAAATTTCTTTTGTTCACCAGGGATAAAAGTTGATGAATAACCGTTtcaaagtaactaaaatattctGGTAGATAAATGTTTATGGTACATATTATGAGGGAGAAAACGATGTGAGAAAACTTACTGGTTCTTGGAGTCCCAACCAGAAAAGCTAGCAATTTGGGTCAAAGCATCTGTCCATCTTCTAATCTTATCACTGTCTTGACCAAATCTATTCTGATGCTTTCTAAGAGCTTTCTTGAAGTTTCCTTTTTGATGCCTAACATCAGAAGGCTCCACATTGTAGAAGACTGGCACAACAGATAGCCCATGATTCTTGCTGCACTCAAGGATATTGTGTAGCTCGTCCAAGCACCAACTGGAGGAAGCATAGTTTGGCGACAGAACAACGACAGCAAACATAGATTCTTCTATTGCTTTCAAAAGTTCATCTTGAATAACATCACCTTTCTCAAGGTTCTTGTCGTCTCTGTAAGCTGTGATTCCTCGTCTTTCTAGTGAGGCAGATAGATGATCAGTGAAGCCTTTCCGGGTGTCTTCTCCCCTAAAACTCAAGAACACCTGATGCTTACAAGAGTTTCCGGTAGCGGTAGAAGAAGAGGCTTCACCTTCACCTAAAGCAGACGCCATATATGTTCAGCTATATGCTGCTCGGCGGTGCCTCTCTTCCGGGTTCAACACATTTCTCAGATAAATAGTATTACTAAAATGAATTCCAGTGTGAATACaccaaagtgggtagaagctgcATGGGTTGTGTTCTACTCTGGAAAGGGTGGCAAGGGAATCTTCGCTGGAATTACTCTGTTGACTTTCATTCACCAACCATGTATCTATTTGTAATCATTTTGTTTCTAATTCTCATGTGGCTGCTGCATATCCTCAAAAAGAGCAGTTAAGGTACTTTTGCAATTGAAATATTAGACAAACATTTATTTTAGACCAAGTCCAAGATTTTTTTCTAGAATAAAtctgaaaaaaattattattttctaaaaaaaattaaaataactttaaatattaaattttttttttgtcagttcGCCTCATGTCAAGATGATTAGATGAATTGCActccattttaatgagtttatcTAGATATTAGGCGAACTTCTTATTGCATCTAATTCACAAAATATAAATACAACTTAGAGTTAATTCATTCACACTACATTACATAAATTCACTCTCtttaccttttttattttttatttaaaaaatgtcTTGAACTCcattattaataatttattggagaaatattattaatttataatGAATCTGTTATATTTAATTCTTTTCAATCTATATTTGTTGATATGCTAAATATGATATATGACGATGCTAATAATTTTGTACTACATATTATTAGGCAACAACgcaaaaaatgaatgaaaaaacttactataaatttttaataaaaccaagatgatatttttttttattataaaagataCTNNNNNNNNNNNNNNNNNNNNNNNNNNNNNNNNNNNNNNNNNNNNNNNNNNNNNNNNNNNNNNNNNNNNNNNNATACTATTTTAATAAATATCAGTTAGTTAGTAATTTTAATTACTATTtggtcatttttttaaaaatattcaaaaattaatCCTCCTTAATAATTTGATACTAAAaatgttttttaataattaaagccgatgttttagaataatttttcttttttctttacgtcaacggaaaaaaaaaaagaaaaaagaaaaaagaggaaaaCAGATAACTAAATTTTGTGACTTGCCAGTCTCCcaccaaaaattcaaaaaaataaagctTGTGCTTGGCGTGGCTCTGTTTTCTTTCATTCTGATTGTGAATGCTGAGAAATTCAGAGATTCTTGAATCTTCAAAGAGACCAAGCTCACAAGGTAATTCTTCTTGTGTTGTtgttcttctcctttttctttttctttttctttttcttttttacttccCTTTGGTTTTTGGTGTCATACGATAATGGATTCTCTTAGTACCCATTAAAGTTTTAGCCTCAAAATCGAGTCTTTGATGGGAATTTGGCATTTTTAATCATGTATCGTTGCACTTCTTGCATTTTTTTGGTAGAATATCAATCCACCTCTCTCTGCTTTCTTCTTCTTGTGATCATGGGTGGTGTGAAACTGTTACTAATTTATTcgagaaaaaaataatttcatttcAATGTGTAACAAAATCTGTTTTGTTGGTGAATTCAAAGCTGTATCATTTCTTGCAGCTTCCGGTTTGTCAACTAAGTCGTTCACTGTTATTGCTACAATCACCTCTTTTCCCGTCCAGTGATTGCATGAGAATCTAGATTCTTTGATTAGGGGTTTGCAtacaaaaattatgaaaattttatGATTTGGTGCTCTTTTTCATTATTGGTATTATCATTTTCTTGTGGAATATTGGTGTGCTAAAACTAGTGACAATAATCTAGTGATGTGGATACTGAACTTTGCACTTGATAAAAATTCCGTTAAAAAACATTAGAAATTAACTATGATCCCTTAATTATTGACAATGATTTATGTCTATGATTTCTCATACATTAATTAGGATGTGCTTATGTTATTAAATTGTAAGAAGAATTAATCCTGTTTAACATTTATGCTTCCTGTTTGTTTTATGGATTGGACCTGCATTGTTTGTCTTGATGGTCTAAAGTTTAATAATTTTGCTGTAGATATAGACATTGTAGCTGGCATATGAAAAGTCAAAAACTGACATAAGGTTGTATTTTCAAATATTTCAGGGCATACTACAGTCTTACAGACATTGTCTTTTGTTGTACATCATTAGAAATCGTTGTTGGAATCTCTGGATGATGGCTTCTCAACGCGGAAAACGGAAACTCGAAGTACCACCTGCCCCTCCAAGGAAGCCTCAAATTCTACTCGCTGCTTGCGGATGTTTGGCTGCTGACCAATTTGCAATCCTTTGCAACTATTTCTTAGAGTGGGCAGAAGTTAGAACAGTTGTAACAAAAGCTGCTCAGAAATTTGTTAAAGTTTCTGATATTCCCCATACTGTGGCTATATATACGGATGAATATGAATCGTTTATTTGGAAAAAATTGGGTGATCCAGTTGTTCACACTGAACTTGCTAACTGGGCTGAAATCTTAGTCATTGCCCCCTTATCAGCAAATACTCTTTCAAAGGTAATCAAACTGAGAtttgcttctttttttattttataaattatgttCATATAACATGATAAAAATTGTTATAATGAATCCAATTTGCTACTGAAAGATCATAGTGCTAACAAATTAGTTCCCAAAAGGTATTACATTGGTCTGAGGTACTCCATTGATGAATTATGTTATTGCTAATAGATTTTCTTAGCGTTAACAAACTAATTTTTCAGAGACTAATTTGCTAGCAAATTGATAGTTTAAGGATTAGTTTGTTAGTATGTTACTTTTTAAGGACTAATTTGGCATCACAATGCTGTGTCTTTTATGGACCAAATTGGTGATTCTCGCAAAATGTTATTTAATTCCTACTTCCTTGGCATCATGTAATGTTCAGTTGTTATTATGTATAAAGCTATGTCTAACATTGTGACATATGTGCTGCTGTAGATTGTTGCTGGGTTTAGTGACAATTTACTGACATGTATTGTAAGAGCTTGGGACTACAGCAAGCCAGTGTTTGTTGCAACATCCATGAACACTTTAATGTGGAAAAACCCTTTTTCAGAAAAGCATTGCATCGCCATTGAAGACCTTGGCATTAATTTAGTCCCCCCGCCTTCCGGGAATAACCCAGAGATGGCTGATCCCGCGGTGATTTACTCCACTGTGAGGCTCTCCTATGATTCAAAGATGAAGAAGGGACAGGGTGCGGTTTAGCATTTGTTTTGAGAATTGTGAGTGTAAAAAGGATTCCTTAAGGCTTCTTGATCTTCTGCTGTTGCATCATTCTTTTTggcaatttttgtgttttctcaTACATCAAGTGTGATCATAGTTTTTGTGTATCACTGCTTGAGGGTTGGGACTCTagtctctttaatttctgttagtGTGTCACTGGATGTGTTAAGCATCATTAGGAATAAAATTGTAGCAACCTTTTGTGATTCTTTGCAGTTCTGTAGAATGACCTCAAATGTAAAGCAAGTTTTTGGCTTTTTGCATACATGAATAAAAAATACTGAATGTAATCATAGAGGAATAAGCTAGTTTCAAATATCTTAGCAAATTTTATGGATTCAATTAAATATGTAAAATGTGGTTATTCTCTATTCATCAATTCTGATAGATTTATGATTAAAATCTACAAGCTTGATCCATCTTGATATTGTCTTAAGCCGCATAGTAGAAGTATATATTAGCTTAAAGTAAAAATGCAAAATGGAAGTGTTTTCAAAGAAACTGCATGTAATCATGTATCTTTAATTCAGAAGTCAAGACTAAAGATATGTTCTGCTTTCCAGTAATGGCATATAGCAAATTTGACCTAAGTAGCTTAACTTTATTACCTTGGTTAGGCCCAAAACTGAAGAgaataaagaaacaaaaggcaCTATTTGCATTATGGGTGGCAACAGAGCGGGTAGGGGCGGTTTTATCCTATCCCATCCCGTTCCGTTCTACAGAAGTCCGTATAAAATTTGCTTTAATCCTATCTGTGGATATTAAAAATCTATACCCTAAATTGTCCCTATTTTTAGGATACCTGCCCCGTCTTTACCTgcctttattaattattaaaatctaataaataaaattaaattacaaaatttatANNNNNNNNNNNNNNNNNNNNNNNNNNNNNNNNNNNNNNNNNNNNNNNNNNNNNNNNNNNNNNNNNNNNNNNNNNNNNNNNNNNNNNNNNNNNNNNNNNNNNNNNNNNNNNNNNNNNNNNNNNNNNNNNNNNNNNNNNNNNNNNNNNNNNNNNNNNNNNNNNNNNNNNNNNNNNNNNNNNNNNNNNNNNNNNNNNNNNNNNNNNNNNNNNNNNNNNNNNNNNNNNNNNNNNNNNNNNNNNNNNNNNNNNNNNNNNNNNNNNNNNNNNNNNNNNNNNNNNNNNNNNNNNNNNNNNNNNNNNNNNNNNNNNNNNNNNNNNNNNNNNNNNNNNNNNNNNNNNNNNNNNNNNNNNNNNNNNNNNNNNNNNNNNNNNNNNNNNNNNNNNNNNNNNNNNNNNNNNNNNNNNNNNNNNNNNNNNNNNNNNNNNNNNNNNNNNNNNNNNNNNNNNNNNNNNNNNNNNNNNNNNNNNNNNNNNNNNNNNNNNNNNNNNNNNNNNNNNNNNNNNNNNNNNNNNNNNNNNNNNNNNNNNNNNNNNNNNNNNNNNNNNNNNNNNNNNNNNNNNNNNNNNNNNNNNNNNNNNNNNNNNNNNNNNNNNNNNNNNNNNNNNNNNNNNNNNNNTTTTATCGTTTAAAATTATATGAAAAGTGCATTTTAgtcttttaaaatcaaatttaaattttaacattATAAATTCATTAAATGATATCAATCCAAATTAGAATTAGAtttctaaataaaagaaaaaagaaaagaaaaaaattttctgCAACGAAGAACAAtatgaataaagaaaaaaaaaaggtgaatGATAATTGAAGTGAGATTAGGATTAAGTAAAAATTATATAATTCGTCTTGGATTGGTTGTTCGAACTTGTAAGTCGGTCATTAATTTTCATAAGggcatttttgtttttattaaattaCTTATAAGagtatttgataaattaaaatttaaaattatattttctaattCATTTAAACAAATTTAATTCTAAGATAATTTTATCgtttaaatttctaattttttgatGCATTTAAACAACATCAATACCAAAAGGGTATTTTTgcctttttattaatatttaaataaatattttagaattttaaaattaatctttaaaagagataattttatctttttaaatttaaatataatttttttagttttgttcttttaaaattaaattaaatttttaattcaaattaaataactttaatcttaaaaaatattttagtctTTTAAAATTAATACCAAAAAATATGTTTGACTTTTCAGTTTTTTAAACCTTTTATAATAATGTTATAATTATAAtagtctattttttttttcaaaaatgttaTAATAGTTTAATACTTTAATATGAGTAATATTAACTATATAAAAGGGGATgagaatttttctttttattgcttttttcttCGTTGTTTTTGGGTCTGAAGTTTGAATTTTGTGGTTTTTGAGTTCTAAGGTATGGCCGTATGGGTATTGTTTCAAAACAATGTTATGTTCCATACTTTTGTCTTCTGATAATCACAAATGAAATTAGCAAATGATGCTTGTTCATGACACCTTATAATCTTGATGTCACTTTAATTTGCACTTGCTTCAGcttgttatctttaatttcttgttgagtctttgagagagagagagatcagaCATGCAGATTAAGTAGAAAGGAGCATGATGAGTTTTCTTCTCATGTGCTATTCAATAATCCAAACATCATTCTTTTTTAAATGAAGTTTGAAACTTTGCTGCTTATATCCACAAAAACTTTCAACTTTCAAGTCTTGAGCTATTAGGGCTAGATTAGAATTTTAGATGCTCTAAGCTTTTAGATGTCACTCTCAAGTTATTCATTtgattttgaagaaaaaaatgtGAACTTTTTTCATTGTCTACTGTCATAAACTATTGATAAAAGAATGCCTTTCAGCATTACCATGTGAAAACAACCTGCATTTTTTCTTACTTTGCACCAAAAGACCCTATGCTCTGTATCTTCCTAAGCATAATATGAACGTTCTTTTACCTTAGGATGGCCAGAAGATATAAGGGACATGCCGTGGGAATCGACCTTGGTACGACTTACTCGTGTGTTGCTGTGTGGAAAGACCAGCAAAGCCGAGTGGAGATCATTCATAATGACCAGGGAAATAGAACAACTCCTTCTTGTGTTGCTTTCACAGATCAGCAGAGGTTGATTGGTGATGCTGCTAAGTACCAGGCTGCTTTTAATCCAACCAACACTGTCTTTGGTAATTGATCTTCCTTTGTATGTTACTTCTTTTAGTCAGTTCTTCAATGTTTATGTGTTTCCTATTAATAGCTCAtggtaatttattattattattttcttctcaGATGCAAAGAGGTTGATTGGTAGAAAATATAACGACCCATTATTAAGGATGACCTCTTGTTGTGGCCATTTAAGGTCACAAATGGTGTTAATGACAAACCAATGATTGTTGTTACGTATAAGGTCAGAAGAAACGTTTTTCTCCGGAAGAAATCTCAGCTATGGTTCTCACAAAGATGCGTGAGATTGCAGAGGCATATCTGGAGTCACATGTAAATAATGCTGTGATTACTGTGCCTGCTTATTTCAATGACTCTCAGCGCAAAGCTACCAAAGATGCTGGTGCCATTGCAGGCCTCAATGTGTTGCGCATAATCAATGAACCCACGGCTGCAGCTATTGCATATGGCCTTGACAAGAGAGCTGATTGTGCTAGAAAGAGAAACATTTTCATCTTTGATCTTGGTGGTGGTACTTTCGATGCGTCTCTTCTTACTATTAAAGATAAGGTGTTTGAAGTTAAGGCCACTGCCGGAAACACACACCTTGGTGGAGAAGACTTTGATAACAGAATGGTTAACCACTTTGTGGAGGAGTTCAAAAGAAAGAACAAAGTGGATATTAGTGGAAACCCAAGAGCATTAAGAAGATTGAGAAGTGCATGTGAGAGGGCAAAAAGGGTACTGTCATTCGCAGTTGATACCATTGTTGAAGTAGATGCTTTATCCCAAGGCATTGACTTGTGCTCTTCAATCACTCGAGCTACCTCTAAAGAGTGTATGAAAGCAGTTGATAGGTGTCTTACAGATGCTAAGATAGAGAAGAATTCTATACATGATGTTGTCCTCGTTGGGGGATCTTCTAGGATTCCCAAAGTGCAGGAGTTATTGCAGAAGTTTTTCAACAGGAAAGATCTTTACAATAGCATTAGTCCTGATGAAGCTGTAGCTTATGGTGCAGCAGTTCAGGCTGCACTATTGAGTGAAGGCATGAAGAATGTTCCAGACATGGTGCTACGTGATGTTACACCATTGTCACTTGGTATAGCTGTACAAGGAGATATCATGAGTGTAGTGATTCCTAGGAATTCTACTATTCCTATAAAGAAGACAGAAAATATGTCACAATCGATGATAACCAATACTCTGTACTTCAACAAGTTTACGAGGGTGAGAGGATGAAAGCCAGTGATAACAACTTGCTGGGCCAGTTCACACTTTCTGGTATTCCTCCTGCTCCTCGAGGCCATCCTATTATGGTAAGCTTTGATATAGATTTTAATGGTATCCTCTGTGTATCTGCTAAGGAAAATACCACTGGCAATAAGAACCAGATTACCATAACCGACGACAAAGGAAGATTGTCAAGTGAAGAAATCGCAAGACTGGTTAGGGAAGCTGAGAAATACAAGGCTGAAGATATGAAGTTTCTTGAAAAGGCTAAAGCTATAAATGCTTTGGATGATTACGTTTACAAAATGGAGAAAGCTTTAAAGGATAAGGGCATTAGTAATAAGCTTTCCCAATATGACAAGAACAATATTAGTAATGCAATCACAAAGGCTAGAAAATTTCTTGATGGTGACCAAAAGCAGGAGGAAATAAATGTGATCAAGGTTATGCTAAATGAGGTCAAACGCATCTTTGATCCCATTATGATCATGATTGGCTAGTTGTTTTCAgaatcttttgtttttttttatggttatgCTTCTGTTTTGTGTTGCCTCCTTGATAGTGAAAGGGAAGGCTCTATTTTGTGTTTTAGTCAATAGTTTAAGGGTCAAGGCATGGTAGTGGCTAACGAACTTGAATAATGATATCCGATGGTATATTTTGCCAAAACCTTATCATTTTTTGAGTGTAGACCCAGTCGGATCCTCTCTATTTTCACAAAAAACAATGCAATTCTTGACTAAAACAAAAGGTTATTTCGCTCTTCGAATCTGTTCTTTATGAAATAATGCGATCCTTCTATCATTTTCACAGTAACACTTAGTTCGGGATCTAATTTGTCTCTCTTTACCATCATCTTTACTTTCTTCTCTTTCTATCATTCTCTGATCTCATCATCTTTACTCATGATTTTCATCTAAGGAATGTTATCATTTGTTGTTGTATGCTCTCAAAAACAAAAGCCAAACACCACCATTACTATGTGAGTTGTATATTTAacgaagaaagtaaagaaagcatCTGAGATTATgcaaacaaattaaacaaacaaaGGACGTGCATAAGTTAAAATTGGAGGCTAGTTAtcatctatattttattttaagagCTAAAACTGAAGAAAAGTGATGAGATTTATGTTTCTTCAAGGTAAGTGATGGATTTCCAAACATATATATAAACAATGTAGAGGAGCTCAGAGGAAGGCGAAGTGGCAGTTCACCCTTGCAAGGAAGTTGTTAAACATCCAACTCCGAGAGGTGGCAGAACCAGTTTGGTCATATATGATATTCATACCTGGTAGGTTTGTATTGCTAATGAATTAAACCTAACATTGCTTTAGTTAAGGTCCTTAAGCATATTTATTAATGATGTGCACTTATATGCAGTTGTTTACTCACA is a window encoding:
- the LOC107639791 gene encoding TMV resistance protein N-like — translated: MASALGEGEASSSTATGNSCKHQVFLSFRGEDTRKGFTDHLSASLERRGITAYRDDKNLEKGDVIQDELLKAIEESMFAVVVLSPNYASSSWCLDELHNILECSKNHGLSVVPVFYNVEPSDVRHQKGNFKKALRKHQNRFGQDSDKIRRWTDALTQIASFSGWDSKNQQEARLVENIVDHIQKKLLPKFPSCPENLVGILPKMEDVFSLLGMGSNNVHFVGIWGMGGIGKTTVARAVYEAIQSKFQVCCFMRDVREVSKAKGFVHLQKLLLSTLNVSDEFYDIEDGKKMIRNWLCKKKVLLVLDDISEEIQLENLAGKQDWFGPGSTVIITTRYMHLLEIHRVNGTYKVEGLVEEEALRLFCLKAFKRDKPEEGYLDLSKDIAKYTGGLPLALKVLGSYLCGRDLHFWHRTARELGSVLPSEILNTLKISFDHLEPTEKYIFLDIACFFKGMNRDEVVNILQMCDYYDGIENGIVTLIEKSLITLSKDEMLEMHDLLQDMGKNIVFQEFPTNPGKRSRLWSKMDIDQVLTNDMGTEAIQGIVLHSSYEARWSIEAFSKTSQLTFLSLHGMKLPLGLNYLPRSLKVLHWNYCPLKTLPLADQKYELVEIKLRNSKIEQVWHGKKFLEKLKYLDLSVSENLTGTPDISGAPMLQKLNLQFCSGLSEVHPSLTHHENLVQLDFSNCTSLKTIPGKLKMSSLEELDLSNCSSFVNLPEFAECMKLSLLSLKRTSIKNLPRSVSSSLPLLCSLDLSCCNLTKLAFPCNIFHLPLLTDLNLSRNKFVHVPISLHKLPKLKRLCLNNCPNLKSLPVLPSSIEKLEACNSFIAYHESGLFDRCESIFNFFRSSSSDRSQVFIMEFTSWVYTKEKFSPWQSFLSFNLEDGEHLSLPPQGDFAPNDRLGIILCFQTATYLNKTDLCVCNGRRWITKKNSGEKGNRVYFILLTNDYFSDESCPDYTFKLSVNNDLNHNMHKQAWSYGSNQCWGRWVHQQDFID
- the LOC107637012 gene encoding phosphopantothenoylcysteine decarboxylase-like translates to MMASQRGKRKLEVPPAPPRKPQILLAACGCLAADQFAILCNYFLEWAEVRTVVTKAAQKFVKVSDIPHTVAIYTDEYESFIWKKLGDPVVHTELANWAEILVIAPLSANTLSKIVAGFSDNLLTCIVRAWDYSKPVFVATSMNTLMWKNPFSEKHCIAIEDLGINLVPPPSGNNPEMADPAVIYSTVRLSYDSKMKKGQGAV